One genomic region from Vibrio sp. SCSIO 43137 encodes:
- a CDS encoding DUF342 domain-containing protein, with protein MWKELTRLADDSNSVIAQLPQGEEVGPTFSTSGLEQVLASLGAVAFFYDDEAANQFVRAAKENKKAAYDGVTVAIKKNSEVSVAITDHDMLATMTVTGAYGGKPLSGPEVLRALAEAHVTKGINKLALKKVLSVSSTLAAGETFEQPVAVGTPAKHGKDAQFIPLVDDVNDRVLAPQESDEKTHKVDMRDLGETITVGVGETLMKRVPATKGTPGCTVMGAVLHPKAGKDTPLKEGKGSVYDKKDPNLLRSSNPGMPLIKKNSVDVDPALSLTNIDVTTGHVKFKGSVVVSGNIEPGMVVRATGSLTVGGFIESADVQAQEDIIVGKGIIGHAVDDGEEKACVVKTNGSIKSKYAQYAFLQATNDINLELHCMNSTVMCAGNLTVLDSTEKKGTLGGGLAKAGGNIICANLGVEGDTATTVQAFVRYNKYKQGINELKERYRVAQDNTMEAVRAEIELKKTPKSERSEESVIELEQKKAELNKRMEEAKNKLENAEAELKRLLEVNTVSARNHVYTRVTVLFGDETVITKREHAAALFSFNQYEIKCRSMVEGVDEDEAEEQDL; from the coding sequence ATGTGGAAAGAACTTACCAGATTAGCTGACGATTCAAACAGTGTTATTGCACAACTCCCGCAGGGTGAAGAGGTTGGGCCGACTTTTAGTACCAGTGGGCTTGAACAGGTGCTTGCTTCCCTTGGCGCTGTGGCCTTTTTCTATGATGATGAGGCAGCAAATCAGTTTGTAAGAGCTGCAAAAGAAAATAAAAAAGCCGCTTATGACGGTGTAACGGTCGCCATCAAAAAGAATTCCGAAGTATCGGTGGCCATCACTGACCACGATATGCTCGCTACTATGACCGTCACAGGTGCGTATGGCGGTAAGCCTCTGAGCGGACCTGAGGTGCTCAGGGCATTAGCGGAAGCACATGTAACAAAAGGCATCAATAAACTCGCTTTAAAGAAAGTATTGTCTGTCAGCAGCACCCTTGCCGCAGGTGAAACTTTTGAACAGCCTGTTGCCGTAGGCACTCCGGCCAAGCACGGTAAGGATGCTCAGTTTATCCCTTTAGTCGATGATGTTAATGACAGAGTGCTGGCTCCTCAGGAGAGTGATGAGAAGACTCATAAAGTGGATATGCGAGACTTAGGGGAAACCATTACCGTTGGTGTGGGCGAAACTTTGATGAAAAGAGTCCCTGCAACTAAAGGGACTCCCGGCTGTACCGTTATGGGAGCCGTACTGCATCCAAAGGCGGGTAAAGATACTCCGCTGAAAGAAGGCAAAGGTTCAGTCTACGATAAAAAAGATCCAAACCTGCTTCGCTCGTCCAATCCCGGTATGCCTCTGATTAAGAAAAACAGTGTGGATGTCGACCCTGCACTTAGCCTGACTAATATTGATGTAACTACCGGCCACGTTAAATTTAAGGGCAGTGTCGTGGTTTCCGGCAATATTGAACCGGGAATGGTGGTCAGGGCGACGGGCTCATTAACCGTTGGCGGCTTTATTGAGTCTGCCGATGTACAAGCTCAGGAAGATATTATTGTCGGAAAAGGTATTATCGGCCATGCGGTAGACGACGGGGAAGAGAAAGCCTGCGTGGTAAAAACTAACGGCAGCATCAAATCTAAGTATGCTCAGTACGCCTTCCTTCAGGCAACCAATGATATCAATCTGGAGCTTCACTGTATGAATAGTACAGTGATGTGTGCCGGAAACTTAACTGTTCTGGATAGCACGGAGAAAAAAGGTACTTTAGGTGGCGGTCTAGCGAAAGCAGGCGGAAATATTATTTGCGCTAACCTTGGTGTTGAAGGGGATACGGCAACAACGGTGCAGGCCTTTGTCCGTTATAACAAATACAAGCAAGGTATTAACGAATTAAAGGAAAGGTACCGGGTAGCTCAGGACAACACAATGGAAGCAGTGCGTGCTGAAATTGAGTTGAAGAAAACGCCGAAATCTGAACGTTCCGAAGAGAGTGTTATCGAACTTGAGCAGAAAAAAGCAGAGCTTAACAAGCGCATGGAAGAGGCGAAGAATAAGCTGGAAAATGCCGAAGCTGAGCTAAAACGACTGCTGGAAGTGAACACGGTTTCTGCCCGTAATCATGTCTATACCAGAGTCACGGTTCTGTTTGGTGATGAGACTGTGATTACTAAACGCGAGCATGCTGCCGCGCTATTTTCGTTTAACCAGTATGAGATTAAATGTCGCTCTATGGTTGAAGGGGTTGATGAGGATGAGGCTGAAGAGCAGGATTTGTAA